One part of the Symphalangus syndactylus isolate Jambi chromosome 1, NHGRI_mSymSyn1-v2.1_pri, whole genome shotgun sequence genome encodes these proteins:
- the USP19 gene encoding ubiquitin carboxyl-terminal hydrolase 19 isoform X1 yields MAPLQIGGVAWSQAMTSLTWCPLSEASICVGLLWLSVPCWRIWPQRVAKIAGPGRKRRSPDPDAVADPGALWLSTKRLKMSGGASATGPRRGPPGLEDATSKKKQKDRANQESKDGDPRKETGSRYVAQAGLELLASGDPSASASRAAGITGSRHHTRLFFPSSSGSASTPREEQTKEGACEDPHDLLATPPPELLLDWRQSAEEVIVKLRVGVGPLQLEDVDAAFTDTDCVVRFAGGQQWGGVFYAEIKSSCAKVQTRKGSLLHLTLPKKVPMLTWPSLLKKPLGTQELVPGLQCQENGQELSPIALEPGPEPHRAKQEARNQKRAQGRGEVGSGAGPGAQAGPSAKRAVHLCRGPEGEGSRDDPGPRGDAPPFVADPATQVEADEQLCIPPLNPQACLLGSEENLAPLAGEKAVPPGNDPVSPAMVRCRNPGKDDCAKEEMAVAADGATLVDGKEPESMVNLAFVKNDSYEKGPDSVVVHVYVKEICRDTSRVLFREQDFTLIFQTRDGNFLRLHPGCGPHTIFRWQVKLRNLIEPEQCTFCFTASRIDICLRKRQSQRWGGLEAPAARGAVGGAKVAVPTGPTPLDSTPPGGAPHPLTGQEEARAVEKDKSKARSEDTGLDNVAARTPMEHVTPKPETHLASPKPTCMVPPMPHSPVSGDSVEEEEEEEKKVCLPGFTGLVNLGNTCFMNSVIQSLSNTRELRDFFHDRSFEAEINYNNPLGTGGRLAIGFAVLLRALWKGTHHAFQPSKLKAIVASKASQFTGYAQHDAQEFMAFLLDGLHEDLNRIQNKPYTETVDSDGRPDEVVAEEAWQRHKMRNDSFIVDLFQGQYKSKLVCPVCAKVSITFDPFLYLPVPLPQKQKVLPVFYFAREPHSKPIKFLVSVSKENSTASEVLDSLSQSVHVKPENLRLAEVIKNRFHRVFLPSHSLDTVSPSDMLLCFELLSSELAKERVVVLEVQQRPQVPSVPISKCAACQRKQQSEDEKLKRCTRCYRVGYCNQLCQKTHWPDHKGLCRPENIGYPFLVSVPASRLTYARLAQLLEGYARYSVSVFQPPFQPGRMALESQSPGCTTLLSTGSLEVGDSERDPIQPPELQLVTPMAEGDTGLPRVWAAPDRGPVPSTSGISSEMLASGPIEVGSLSAGERVSRPEAAVPGYQHPSEAMNAHTPQFFIYKIDSSSREQRLEDKGDTPLELGDDCSLALVWRNNERLQEFVLVASKELECAEDPGSAGEAARAGHFTLDQCLNLFTRPEVLAPEEAWYCPQCKQHREASKQLLLWRLPNVLIVQLKRFSFRSFIWRDKINDLVEFPVRNLDLSKFCIGQKEEQLPSYDLYAVINHYGGMIGGHYTACARLPNDRSSQRSDVGWRLFDDSTVTTVDESQVVTRYAYVLFYRRRNSPVERPPRAGHSEHHRDLGPAAEAAASQASRIWQELEAEEEPVPEGPGPLGPWGPQDWVGPLPRGPTTPDEGCLRYFVLGTVAALVALVLNVFYPLVSQSRWR; encoded by the exons ATGGCTCCTCTCCAGATTGGTGGAGTAGCCTGGTCCCAGGCCATGACTTCCTTGACCTGGTGCCCCCTCAGTGAGGCTTCCATCTGTGTGGGACTGTTATG GCTCTCAGTTCCTTGCTGGAGAATTTGGCCACAAAGAGTTGCCAAGATAGCTGGGCCAGGAAGAAAGCGCCGCAGCCCTGACCCAGACGCTGTTGCCGACCCCGGGGCACTCTGGCTGTCGACCAAGCGCCTCAAGATGTCTGGTGGGGCCAGTGCCACAGGCCCAAGGAGAGGGCCCCCAGGACTGGAGGACGCCACTAGTAAGAAGAAGCAGAAGGATCGAGCAAACCAGGAGAGCAAGGATGGAGATCCTAGGAAAG agacagggtctcgatatgttgcccaggctggtcttgaacttctggcgtcaggtgatccttctgcctcagcctcccgtgcagctgggatcacaggctcacgccaccacacccggctattctTTCCTTCATCGTCAGGGTCAGCATCCACTCCTCGAGAGGAGCAGACCAAAGAGG GAGCTTGTGAAGACCCTCATGATCTCTTGGCTACTCCCCCTCCAGAGTTGCTGCTCGATTGGAGGCAGAGTGCAGAAGAGGTGATTGTCAAGCTTCGTGTGGGAGTAGGTCCCCTGCAGCTGGAGGATGTAGATGCTGCTTTCACAGATACGGACTGTGTGGTACGGTTTGCAG GTGGTCAGCAGTGGGGTGGTGTCTTCTATGCTGAGATAAAAAGCTCTTGTGCTAAAGTGCAAACCCGCAAGGGCAGTCTCCTGCACCTGACACTGCCCAAAAAGGTGCCTATGCTCACGTGGCCCTCCCTCCTG AAGAAACCTCTAGGGACCCAGGAGCTGGTGCCGGGGCTGCAGTGCCAGGAGAATGGGCAGGAACTGTCTCCCATTGCCCTGGAGCCAGGCCCTGAGCCCCACCGGGCTAAGCAGGAGGCCCGGAACCAGAAGCGGGCCCAGGGCCGTGGTGAGGTAGGCTCAGGGGCTGGCCCCGGGGCCCAGGCAGGGCCCAGCGCCAAGAGGGCTGTGCATCTCTGCAGAGGGCCAGAGGGGGAAGGGTCCAGGGATGACCCTGGACCCCGGGGTGATGCCCCACCCTTCGTGGCTGACCCAGCCACCCAG GTTGAGGCTGATGAACAGCTTTGCATACCACCGCTGAACCCCCAAgcctgccttctgggctcagagGAGAATTTAGCCCCTTTGGCAGGAGAGAAAGCAGTGCCTCCCGGGAATGACCCAGTCTCTCCAGCCATGGTCCGGTGCAGAAACCCTGGGAAAGATGACTGTGCCAAGGAGGAGATGGCAGTGGCAGCAGATGGTGCAACCTTGGTGGATGGTaaag AGCCTGAGTCGATGGTGAACCTGGCATTTGTCAAGAATGACTCGTATGAGAAGGGCCCGGATTCAGTGGTGGTGCACGTGTACGTGAAGGAGATCTGCAGGGACACCTCAAGAGTACTTTTCCGTGAGCAGGACTTCACGCTCATCTTCCAGACCAG GGATGGAAACTTCCTGAGGCTGCACCCGGGCTGTGGGCCCCACACCATCTTCCGTTGGCAGGTGAAGCTCAG GAATCTGATTGAGCCAGAGCAGTGCACCTTCTGTTTCACGGCTTCTCGCATCGACATCTGCCTTCGTAAGAGGCAGAGTCAGCGCTGGGGGGGCCTGGAGGCCCCGGCTGCACGAG GTGCAGTGGGTGGTGCAAAGGTTGCCGTGCCGACAGGTCCAACCCCTCTGGATTCAACCCCACCAGGAGgtgctccccaccccctgacaggccagGAGGAGGCCCGGGCTGTGGAGAAGGATAAATCCAAGGCACGATCTGAGGACACAGGGCTAGACAATGTGGCAGCGCGCACACCCATGGAGCATGTAACCCCAAAGCCAGAGACACATCTGGCCTCG CCCAAGCCTACATGCATGGTGCCTCCCATGCCCCACAGCCCAGTTAGTGGAGACAgcgtggaggaggaggaagaggaagagaagaaggtgtGTCTGCCAGGCTTCACTGGCCTTGTCAATTTAGGCAACACCTGCTTCATGAACAGCGTCATTCAGTCTCTGTCCAACACTCGGGAACTCCGGGACTTCTTCCATG ACCGCTCCTTTGAGGCTGAGATCAACTACAACAACCCACTAGGGACTGGTGGGCGTCTGGCCATTGGCTTTGCAGTGCTGCTTCGGGCGCTGTGGAAGGGCACCCACCATGCCTTCCAGCCTTCCAAGTTGAAG GCCATTGTGGCGAGTAAGGCCAGCCAGTTCACAGGCTATGCACAGCATGATGCCCAGGAGTTCATGGCTTTCCTGCTGGATGGGCTGCACGAGGACCTGAATCGCATTCAGAACAAGCCCTACACAGAGACCGTGGATTCAGATGGGCGGCCCGATGAG GTGGTAGCTGAGGAAGCATGGCAGCGGCACAAGATGAGGAATGACTCTTTCATCGTGGACCTATTTCAGGGGCAGTACAAGTCAAAGCTGGTGTGCCCTGTGTGTGCCAAG GTCTCCATCACTTTTGACCCGTTTCTTTATCTGCCGGTGCCCTTGCCACAAAAGCAAAAGGTTCTCCCTGTCTTTTATTTTGCCCGAGAGCCCCACAGCAAGCCCATCAAG TTCCTGGTGAGCGTCAGCAAGGAGAACTCCACTGCAAGCGAAGTATTGGACTCCCTCTCTCAGAGCGTTCATGTGAAGCCTGAGAACCTGCGTTTGGCGGAG GTAATTAAGAATCGTTTCCATCGTGTGTTCCTACCCTCCCACTCACTGGACACTGTGTCCCCATCTGATATGCTCCTCTGCTTTGAGCTCCTATCCTCAGAGTTGGCTAAGGAGCGGGTAGTGGTGCTAGAGGTGCAACAG CGCCCCCAGGTGCCCAGCGTCCCCATCTCCAAGTGTGCAGCCTGCCAGCGGAAGCAACAGTCGGAGGATGAAAAGCTGAAGCGCTGTACCCGGTGCTACCGTGTGGGCTACTGCAACCA GCTCTGCCAGAAAACCCACTGGCCTGACCACAAGGGCCTCTGCCGACCTGAGAACATTGGCTACCCCTTCCTCGTCAGTGTACCTGCCTCACGCCTCACTTATGCCCGCCTTGCTCAGTTGCTAGAGGGCTATGCCCG GTACTCTGTGAGTGTATTCCAGCCACCCTTTCAGCCTGGCCGCATGGCCTTGGAGTCTCAGAGCCCTGGCTGCACCACACTGCTCTCCACTGGCTCCCTGGAGGTTGGGGACAGCGAGAGGGACCCCATTCAGCCACCTGAGCTCCAGCTCGTGACCCCTATGGCTGAGGGGGACACAGGGCTTCCCCGGGTGTGGGCAGCCCCTGACCGGGGTCCTGTGCCCAGCACCAGTGGAATTTCTTCTGAGATGCTGGCCAGTGGGCCCATTGAGGTTGGCTCCTTGTCTGCTGGTGAGAGGGTGTCCCGACCCGAAG CTGCTGTGCCTGGGTACCAGCATCCAAGTGAAGCTATGAATGCCCACACACCCcagttcttcatctataaaattgacTCATCCAGCCGAGAGCAGCGGCTAGAGGACAAAG GAGACACCCCACTGGAGCTGGGTGACGACTGTAGCCTGGCTCTCGTCTGGCGGAACAACGAGCGCTTGCAGGAGTTTGTGTTGGTAGCCTCCAAGGAGCTGGAATGTGCTGAGGATCCAGGCTCTGCCGGTGAGGCTGCCCGGGCCGGCCACTTCACCCTGGACCAGTGCCTCAACCTCTTCACACGGCCTGAGGTGCTGGCACCCGAGGAGGCCTG GTACTGCCCACAGTGCAAACAGCACCGTGAGGCCTCCAAGCAGCTGTTGCTATGGCGCCTGCCAAATGTTCTCATCGTGCAGCTCAAGCGCTTCTCCTTTCGTAGTTTTATCTGGCGTGATAAGATCAATGACTTGGTGGAGTTCCCTGTTAG GAACCTGGACCTGAGCAAGTTCTGCATTGGTCAGAAAGAGGAGCAGCTGCCCAGCTACGATCTATATGCTGTCATCAACCACTATGGAGGCATGATTGGTGGCCACTACACTGCCTGTGCACGCCTGCCCAATGATCGTAGCAGTCAGCGCAGTGACGTGG GCTGGCGCTTGTTTGATGACAGCACAGTGACAACGGTAGACGAGAGCCAGGTTGTGACGCGTTATGCCTATGTACTCTTCTACCGCCGGCGGAACTCTCCTGTGGAGAGGCCCCCCAGGGCAGGTCACTCTGAGCACCACCGAGACCTAGGCCCTGCAGCTGAGGCTGCTGCCAGCCAG
- the USP19 gene encoding ubiquitin carboxyl-terminal hydrolase 19 isoform X2 has translation MAPLQIGGVAWSQAMTSLTWCPLSEASICVGLLWLSVPCWRIWPQRVAKIAGPGRKRRSPDPDAVADPGALWLSTKRLKMSGGASATGPRRGPPGLEDATSKKKQKDRANQESKDGDPRKETGSRYVAQAGLELLASGDPSASASRAAGITGSRHHTRLFFPSSSGSASTPREEQTKEGACEDPHDLLATPPPELLLDWRQSAEEVIVKLRVGVGPLQLEDVDAAFTDTDCVVRFAGGQQWGGVFYAEIKSSCAKVQTRKGSLLHLTLPKKVPMLTWPSLLKKPLGTQELVPGLQCQENGQELSPIALEPGPEPHRAKQEARNQKRAQGRGEVGSGAGPGAQAGPSAKRAVHLCRGPEGEGSRDDPGPRGDAPPFVADPATQVEADEQLCIPPLNPQACLLGSEENLAPLAGEKAVPPGNDPVSPAMVRCRNPGKDDCAKEEMAVAADGATLVDEPESMVNLAFVKNDSYEKGPDSVVVHVYVKEICRDTSRVLFREQDFTLIFQTRDGNFLRLHPGCGPHTIFRWQVKLRNLIEPEQCTFCFTASRIDICLRKRQSQRWGGLEAPAARGAVGGAKVAVPTGPTPLDSTPPGGAPHPLTGQEEARAVEKDKSKARSEDTGLDNVAARTPMEHVTPKPETHLASPKPTCMVPPMPHSPVSGDSVEEEEEEEKKVCLPGFTGLVNLGNTCFMNSVIQSLSNTRELRDFFHDRSFEAEINYNNPLGTGGRLAIGFAVLLRALWKGTHHAFQPSKLKAIVASKASQFTGYAQHDAQEFMAFLLDGLHEDLNRIQNKPYTETVDSDGRPDEVVAEEAWQRHKMRNDSFIVDLFQGQYKSKLVCPVCAKVSITFDPFLYLPVPLPQKQKVLPVFYFAREPHSKPIKFLVSVSKENSTASEVLDSLSQSVHVKPENLRLAEVIKNRFHRVFLPSHSLDTVSPSDMLLCFELLSSELAKERVVVLEVQQRPQVPSVPISKCAACQRKQQSEDEKLKRCTRCYRVGYCNQLCQKTHWPDHKGLCRPENIGYPFLVSVPASRLTYARLAQLLEGYARYSVSVFQPPFQPGRMALESQSPGCTTLLSTGSLEVGDSERDPIQPPELQLVTPMAEGDTGLPRVWAAPDRGPVPSTSGISSEMLASGPIEVGSLSAGERVSRPEAAVPGYQHPSEAMNAHTPQFFIYKIDSSSREQRLEDKGDTPLELGDDCSLALVWRNNERLQEFVLVASKELECAEDPGSAGEAARAGHFTLDQCLNLFTRPEVLAPEEAWYCPQCKQHREASKQLLLWRLPNVLIVQLKRFSFRSFIWRDKINDLVEFPVRNLDLSKFCIGQKEEQLPSYDLYAVINHYGGMIGGHYTACARLPNDRSSQRSDVGWRLFDDSTVTTVDESQVVTRYAYVLFYRRRNSPVERPPRAGHSEHHRDLGPAAEAAASQASRIWQELEAEEEPVPEGPGPLGPWGPQDWVGPLPRGPTTPDEGCLRYFVLGTVAALVALVLNVFYPLVSQSRWR, from the exons ATGGCTCCTCTCCAGATTGGTGGAGTAGCCTGGTCCCAGGCCATGACTTCCTTGACCTGGTGCCCCCTCAGTGAGGCTTCCATCTGTGTGGGACTGTTATG GCTCTCAGTTCCTTGCTGGAGAATTTGGCCACAAAGAGTTGCCAAGATAGCTGGGCCAGGAAGAAAGCGCCGCAGCCCTGACCCAGACGCTGTTGCCGACCCCGGGGCACTCTGGCTGTCGACCAAGCGCCTCAAGATGTCTGGTGGGGCCAGTGCCACAGGCCCAAGGAGAGGGCCCCCAGGACTGGAGGACGCCACTAGTAAGAAGAAGCAGAAGGATCGAGCAAACCAGGAGAGCAAGGATGGAGATCCTAGGAAAG agacagggtctcgatatgttgcccaggctggtcttgaacttctggcgtcaggtgatccttctgcctcagcctcccgtgcagctgggatcacaggctcacgccaccacacccggctattctTTCCTTCATCGTCAGGGTCAGCATCCACTCCTCGAGAGGAGCAGACCAAAGAGG GAGCTTGTGAAGACCCTCATGATCTCTTGGCTACTCCCCCTCCAGAGTTGCTGCTCGATTGGAGGCAGAGTGCAGAAGAGGTGATTGTCAAGCTTCGTGTGGGAGTAGGTCCCCTGCAGCTGGAGGATGTAGATGCTGCTTTCACAGATACGGACTGTGTGGTACGGTTTGCAG GTGGTCAGCAGTGGGGTGGTGTCTTCTATGCTGAGATAAAAAGCTCTTGTGCTAAAGTGCAAACCCGCAAGGGCAGTCTCCTGCACCTGACACTGCCCAAAAAGGTGCCTATGCTCACGTGGCCCTCCCTCCTG AAGAAACCTCTAGGGACCCAGGAGCTGGTGCCGGGGCTGCAGTGCCAGGAGAATGGGCAGGAACTGTCTCCCATTGCCCTGGAGCCAGGCCCTGAGCCCCACCGGGCTAAGCAGGAGGCCCGGAACCAGAAGCGGGCCCAGGGCCGTGGTGAGGTAGGCTCAGGGGCTGGCCCCGGGGCCCAGGCAGGGCCCAGCGCCAAGAGGGCTGTGCATCTCTGCAGAGGGCCAGAGGGGGAAGGGTCCAGGGATGACCCTGGACCCCGGGGTGATGCCCCACCCTTCGTGGCTGACCCAGCCACCCAG GTTGAGGCTGATGAACAGCTTTGCATACCACCGCTGAACCCCCAAgcctgccttctgggctcagagGAGAATTTAGCCCCTTTGGCAGGAGAGAAAGCAGTGCCTCCCGGGAATGACCCAGTCTCTCCAGCCATGGTCCGGTGCAGAAACCCTGGGAAAGATGACTGTGCCAAGGAGGAGATGGCAGTGGCAGCAGATGGTGCAACCTTGGTGGATG AGCCTGAGTCGATGGTGAACCTGGCATTTGTCAAGAATGACTCGTATGAGAAGGGCCCGGATTCAGTGGTGGTGCACGTGTACGTGAAGGAGATCTGCAGGGACACCTCAAGAGTACTTTTCCGTGAGCAGGACTTCACGCTCATCTTCCAGACCAG GGATGGAAACTTCCTGAGGCTGCACCCGGGCTGTGGGCCCCACACCATCTTCCGTTGGCAGGTGAAGCTCAG GAATCTGATTGAGCCAGAGCAGTGCACCTTCTGTTTCACGGCTTCTCGCATCGACATCTGCCTTCGTAAGAGGCAGAGTCAGCGCTGGGGGGGCCTGGAGGCCCCGGCTGCACGAG GTGCAGTGGGTGGTGCAAAGGTTGCCGTGCCGACAGGTCCAACCCCTCTGGATTCAACCCCACCAGGAGgtgctccccaccccctgacaggccagGAGGAGGCCCGGGCTGTGGAGAAGGATAAATCCAAGGCACGATCTGAGGACACAGGGCTAGACAATGTGGCAGCGCGCACACCCATGGAGCATGTAACCCCAAAGCCAGAGACACATCTGGCCTCG CCCAAGCCTACATGCATGGTGCCTCCCATGCCCCACAGCCCAGTTAGTGGAGACAgcgtggaggaggaggaagaggaagagaagaaggtgtGTCTGCCAGGCTTCACTGGCCTTGTCAATTTAGGCAACACCTGCTTCATGAACAGCGTCATTCAGTCTCTGTCCAACACTCGGGAACTCCGGGACTTCTTCCATG ACCGCTCCTTTGAGGCTGAGATCAACTACAACAACCCACTAGGGACTGGTGGGCGTCTGGCCATTGGCTTTGCAGTGCTGCTTCGGGCGCTGTGGAAGGGCACCCACCATGCCTTCCAGCCTTCCAAGTTGAAG GCCATTGTGGCGAGTAAGGCCAGCCAGTTCACAGGCTATGCACAGCATGATGCCCAGGAGTTCATGGCTTTCCTGCTGGATGGGCTGCACGAGGACCTGAATCGCATTCAGAACAAGCCCTACACAGAGACCGTGGATTCAGATGGGCGGCCCGATGAG GTGGTAGCTGAGGAAGCATGGCAGCGGCACAAGATGAGGAATGACTCTTTCATCGTGGACCTATTTCAGGGGCAGTACAAGTCAAAGCTGGTGTGCCCTGTGTGTGCCAAG GTCTCCATCACTTTTGACCCGTTTCTTTATCTGCCGGTGCCCTTGCCACAAAAGCAAAAGGTTCTCCCTGTCTTTTATTTTGCCCGAGAGCCCCACAGCAAGCCCATCAAG TTCCTGGTGAGCGTCAGCAAGGAGAACTCCACTGCAAGCGAAGTATTGGACTCCCTCTCTCAGAGCGTTCATGTGAAGCCTGAGAACCTGCGTTTGGCGGAG GTAATTAAGAATCGTTTCCATCGTGTGTTCCTACCCTCCCACTCACTGGACACTGTGTCCCCATCTGATATGCTCCTCTGCTTTGAGCTCCTATCCTCAGAGTTGGCTAAGGAGCGGGTAGTGGTGCTAGAGGTGCAACAG CGCCCCCAGGTGCCCAGCGTCCCCATCTCCAAGTGTGCAGCCTGCCAGCGGAAGCAACAGTCGGAGGATGAAAAGCTGAAGCGCTGTACCCGGTGCTACCGTGTGGGCTACTGCAACCA GCTCTGCCAGAAAACCCACTGGCCTGACCACAAGGGCCTCTGCCGACCTGAGAACATTGGCTACCCCTTCCTCGTCAGTGTACCTGCCTCACGCCTCACTTATGCCCGCCTTGCTCAGTTGCTAGAGGGCTATGCCCG GTACTCTGTGAGTGTATTCCAGCCACCCTTTCAGCCTGGCCGCATGGCCTTGGAGTCTCAGAGCCCTGGCTGCACCACACTGCTCTCCACTGGCTCCCTGGAGGTTGGGGACAGCGAGAGGGACCCCATTCAGCCACCTGAGCTCCAGCTCGTGACCCCTATGGCTGAGGGGGACACAGGGCTTCCCCGGGTGTGGGCAGCCCCTGACCGGGGTCCTGTGCCCAGCACCAGTGGAATTTCTTCTGAGATGCTGGCCAGTGGGCCCATTGAGGTTGGCTCCTTGTCTGCTGGTGAGAGGGTGTCCCGACCCGAAG CTGCTGTGCCTGGGTACCAGCATCCAAGTGAAGCTATGAATGCCCACACACCCcagttcttcatctataaaattgacTCATCCAGCCGAGAGCAGCGGCTAGAGGACAAAG GAGACACCCCACTGGAGCTGGGTGACGACTGTAGCCTGGCTCTCGTCTGGCGGAACAACGAGCGCTTGCAGGAGTTTGTGTTGGTAGCCTCCAAGGAGCTGGAATGTGCTGAGGATCCAGGCTCTGCCGGTGAGGCTGCCCGGGCCGGCCACTTCACCCTGGACCAGTGCCTCAACCTCTTCACACGGCCTGAGGTGCTGGCACCCGAGGAGGCCTG GTACTGCCCACAGTGCAAACAGCACCGTGAGGCCTCCAAGCAGCTGTTGCTATGGCGCCTGCCAAATGTTCTCATCGTGCAGCTCAAGCGCTTCTCCTTTCGTAGTTTTATCTGGCGTGATAAGATCAATGACTTGGTGGAGTTCCCTGTTAG GAACCTGGACCTGAGCAAGTTCTGCATTGGTCAGAAAGAGGAGCAGCTGCCCAGCTACGATCTATATGCTGTCATCAACCACTATGGAGGCATGATTGGTGGCCACTACACTGCCTGTGCACGCCTGCCCAATGATCGTAGCAGTCAGCGCAGTGACGTGG GCTGGCGCTTGTTTGATGACAGCACAGTGACAACGGTAGACGAGAGCCAGGTTGTGACGCGTTATGCCTATGTACTCTTCTACCGCCGGCGGAACTCTCCTGTGGAGAGGCCCCCCAGGGCAGGTCACTCTGAGCACCACCGAGACCTAGGCCCTGCAGCTGAGGCTGCTGCCAGCCAG